Within the Maribacter sp. BPC-D8 genome, the region TCGGCTTTTGAGGTCGTAAATAAGTTCTCATATGATGACTTGCGTAAAGTATTGTTCGAGTACGGCGATATTAGAAACGCGAATGCCATGGCAAAAGTAATTGTTGCCAGTAGAGAAGAAGAGCAGATACAAACAACCGATGCGCTGAAAACAGTGTTGAAGCAGTTTTTGCCAGAACATAGGCAGCATAAAATATTGGCACAGATATACCAAGCGATTCGCATAGAGGTGAATCAAGAGATAGAAGTGATCAAAGAGTTTTTGGAGCAGGCTCCAGAATTATTGAATGAAAAAGGAAGGCTAAGTGTTATTAGCTACCACTCTTTAGAAGATAGGCTTGTAAAAAGATTTATAAGAGCAGGTCAGTTTGACGGAGAGCCAGAAAAAGATTTTTACGGCAATATAGATGTACCGTTAAAAAAGGTTGGTGGGTTGATCGTGCCAACAAGAGAAGAGATAAAATTAAATAACAGAGCACGTAGTGCAAAATTAAGAATAGCAGAGCGTAATGGCGAAAAATAAAGTGAAAACGGGTGTATTAGACCTATTAAAGGGTAAGTTTTTGGTGAGCGGTGACGCCCCTAAAAATTGGCTGTTTATTATTTTCATTTCATTTTTGGCAACGGTAATGATCAGTAGCTCTCATAGCGCCGATCAAAAAGTACACCGTATCGCTTTATTAAATGAAGAAGTAAAAGAATTGCGTAACGAGTTCGTAGATATGCGATCAGATGTACAGCAGCTAAAATTAGAATCGAGCATTACCGGTAAAATATCGGAAAAAGGACTGTTTCCTTCAGAGAATCCCCCGCAGAAAATTAAGGTGAAATCTTTAAAAGAGGAGGAATAATGGCGGCAACAGATAAAAGCATATTAAAAAGGCTCTATATAGTAGCAGGTTTCATGGTACTCTTTGCGGGTGCAGTGTTATTTAAGCTGGTTTCTATACAAGTAGTAGATGGCGAAAAGTACCAGGCATTGGCAGATACACGTACCGAGCGTATGTTTACTATTGAGCCAAATAGAGGTAATCTATATTCTGACGATGGTAGCCTTTTGGCAACTTCAGTATCTAAATACACCATTCGTTTTGATGCCGTAACCGTTAGCAGCGAAGATTTTAAAGCAAATGTAAAACCATTGGCAGATGCCTTGGCTAAGAATTTCGGTAAAACATCTTCTCACTATCAGCAGGTTTTAAGAAAAGCACGTGAGAATAAAAATAGATATGCATTGCTTGTGCGTAACCTAGATTATTCTGAATACATGGCGGTAAAGAAATTTCCGCTTTTGAATAAGGGGGCGTATAAGGGCGGACTCATTATTGAGCAGCATACCAAAAGAGAGCATCCGTTAGGTAAAATTGCCGAGCGTAGTGTAGGGTATGAGCGTGTAGATGAAAACGGATATTATACCCGTGTGGGTATGGAAGGTGCTTTTGGGGAATACCTAAGAGGAATTTCTGGAAAGCGCTTAAAGCAAAAAATAGCAAAAGGACAGTGGAAGCCTATCGGTAACGATAATATCATTGAGCCAAAAGATGGCTACGATGTGTATTCGACCATTGACATTAATATACAAGATATAGCGCACCATGCTTTATTAGGTCAGTTAGAGAAATACCAAGCAGACCACGGTACGGTAATCGTAATGGAAGTGAAAACCGGTGAGGTAAAAGCGATATCGAATTTGGGTCAGACGACCGATGGAAAATATTACGAGCGTTTAAATTATGCTATAGGTGAGTCTCACGAGCCAGGTTCAACATTTAAGTTGGTGAATTTAGTAGCAGCATTAGAAGATAAGGTGATTGATACCAGTTCTGTAATCGATACGGAGAAAGGCTCTTGGAAATTATATAAGCATACCATTAGAGATACCAAGCGTGGTGGTCATGGAAAAATTACCATGTCTACGGCTTTTGAAGTATCGTCGAATGTGGCATTTGCAAAAATGATACATGAAGGGTATAAGAACGATCCAGAAAAATACGTGAACCGATTAATGAGCATGGGTATTCATAAAGAATTAGGACTTCCGGTTGTTGGTGAAGGTAAACCAGTGCTGCGTTACCCAGGTGATAAAGGTTGGTCAGGGCTTTCTTTGGCACAAATGGCTTATGGTTATGAAGTATCTATGACGCCGCTACAAACATTGGCATTTTATAATGCTATTGCGAACGATGGCGAAATGGTAAAGCCACGATTGTTGAAAGAAGTTAAAGAGTGGAACAAGACAATTGAGAAGTTTGAAAAGAAAGTATTGAACCCTGCAATTTGCTCACAATCTACGGTAAAGAAAGTACAGCAGATATTAAAGAATGTAGTAGAGAAAGATCACGGTACAGGTCACCGTATGTATTCTAAGAATTTTTCTATGGCAGGAAAAACAGGGACTACGCAGACCAATTATGTGTCTAAAGATAAATCGAAGTACGAGTACATTTCTTCGTTCGCAGGATATTTTCCGGCAGACAATCCGAAATACTCTTGTATCGTAGTGATCCATAAGCCAGACAAAAGTGTTGGGTATTATGGTGCAGATGTATCTGGTCCGGTATTTAAATCTGTAGCACAAAAAGTATATGCAACATCGCCGTTAACAAGTGAGGTAGATGTAAAAAATGTGTTGATCGCCAAAAATGAAGATTCGCACCAAGGATATTACAAAGCAGCGCAGCAGAAATATTCATCAATGCCAAATGTAAAAGGGATGTGCGGTATGGATGCCGTAGCCATTCTTGAGAATTTAGGAATTGAAGTAGAAGTAAAAGGAAACGGAAAGGTGAAGAACCAATCTATCAACAAAGGCACCGATTTAAAATCAGTGAAGAAAATAGTATTAGAATTAATATGATGCATTTAAAGGACATATTATATGGAGTGCGTATTACTGCTGTTAGCGGTACTACCTCTTGTGATATAGCATCAGTTTGTTTTGATTCTCGCGAGGTTCAAAAAGGTGATGCCTTTGTAGCGATTAAAGGAACTTTGACCGATGGTCATAAATATATAGATCAAGTTGTAGCTGCAGGTGCAAGAGCAATTGTTTGTGAGCAATTACCGGCAGACATGATTGATGATGTTACCTATGTACAGGTAGAAAGTGGTAATCAAGCATTGGCTTTGATGGCTTCTAACTACTACGGTACACCATCTAAGAATTTAAAACTAGTAGGTGTTACGGGTACAAATGGTAAAACCACGGTATCTAGTTTATTATATCAGTTATTCAAAAAAGCAGGGTATAAAGTGGGCTTGTTATCAACCATTAAAATTATGGTCGATGAAACTGAATTTCCAACAAAGCATACCACTCCCGATGCATTGGTGATCAACAAGCATTTAAAGTTGATGAACGATGCCGGTGTAGAGTTTTGCTTTATGGAAGTAAGTTCTCATGGTATTCATCAGAAAAGAACAGAAGGCTTGGTATTTGAAGGCGCGATTTTTACGAATCTGTCTCACGATCACCTAGACTACCATAAAACATTTGCAGAATATCGCGATACCAAAAAAATACTGTTTGATCAGTTGCCAAAAACGGCATTTGCATTAACCAATGTAGATGATAAGAACGGCTTGGTAATGTTGCAGAATACAAAGGCTAGAAAAGCAAGCTACGCCTTAAAGAATTATGCAGATTACAGAGCACAGATATTAGAAAATCAGTTCGACGGACAGTTGTTGAAAATCAATGACCATGAACTTTGGACGAAATTAATAGGTCATTTCAATGCATATAATATGTTGGCGATTTACGCGACAGCAGATTTATTAGGATTGGAGCAATTAGAAACCCTGCGCTTATTGAGCGAGTTGGAAAATGTAGATGGAAGGTTTCAGTATTACATATCAAAGAAAAAAATTACGGCAATAGTTGATTATGCCCATACGCCGGACGCCCTTAAAAATGTGCTTGAGACAATCAACACGTTGAGAACTGGAAATGAAAACGTCATCACCGTTGTGGGGTGTGGTGGCGATAGAGACAGATCAAAGCGTCCGGTAATGGGTAATATCGCATCAGAGATGAGTAACAAGACCATTTTCACCTCTGATAACCCGAGAACGGAGTCGCCAACTGAAATTATTTCAGAAATGGAGGCAGGAGTAGAACCACAGAATGTCAAAAAGATTTTATCCATCGAGAATAGAGAGCAGGCGATTAAAACAGCTTGTCAACTAGCAGATGACAACGATATCATATTAGTAGCCGGTAAAGGTCATGAGACCTACCAAGAAACCAACGGAGTACGTATAGATTTCGATGATTTTAAAATAGTAAAAGAGCTCTTAAACAGCTTAGAAAAATAACCAAGGCTTAGTAGCAAAGAATACAGATTATATGTTAACCTACCTGTTCGAATATTTAGAAAAACAATACCAGTTGCCTGGAGCTTCGCTGTTTCAGTTCAGCACTTTCCGTGCGGCAATGGCTATACTGTTTTCATTAATGATTGCGACGATTTACGGTAAGCGTGTTATTCTTTTTCTTCAAAAGCAACAAGTAGGGGAAACCATTCGCGATTTAGGTCTTGATGGTCAAAAGCAAAAAGCAGGTACGCCAACAATGGGTGGGGTAATTATAATCATGTCCACCTTGATACCAGTATTGCTTTTCGCAAGATTAGAGAACATATATATCATACTGTTGATATTCACCATGCTGTGGATGGGAGCAATCGGATTCTTAGATGATTACATTAAAGTATTCAAAAAGAATAAAGAAGGATTAAAAGGACGTTTCAAGGTATTGGGTCAAGTAGTATTAGGCTTAATCGTAGGTGCAGTACTTTATTTTCACCCACAGGTAACAATGCGTGATCATGATAAAACAATTATTACGCAAGATTACACTGTTGAGCAGGTAAAAGGAGCAGAGATTAAGTCAACCATGACAACGGTTCCTTTCTTTAAAAATAATGAGTTTGATTATGAAAGTCTAATATCATGGGCAGGCGATGATGCAAAAGAATATGCTTGGTTGTTATTTATACCGGTAATTATTTTGATAGTAACTGCGGTATCTAACGGAGCAAATTTAACAGATGGTATCGATGGTCTCGCGGCAGGTACATCGGCAATAATAGTATTTACGCTGGGCATTTTTGCCTTGGTATCTGGTAATATCATATTCTCTGATTATTTGGATATCATGTATATACCACGAGTAGGTGAGTTGCTGGTATTCATTACCGCTTTTGCAGGAGCATTGATCGGATTCTTATGGTATAATGCCTTCCCGGCACAAGTGTTTATGGGCGATACGGGTAGTTTAACTATCGGTGGCGTAATTGCTGTAATCGCAATTATAGTACGTAAAGAATTATTAATACCTGTGTTATGCGGAATCTTCTTTGCAGAGTCGCTTTCAGTGATGATACAAGTAGGGTATTTCAAATACACAAAGAAAAAATTTGGTGAAGGTCGACGTATATTTTTAATGTCCCCATTACATCACCACTACCAAAAAATGGGATACCACGAGAGTAAGATCGTAACCCGTTTTTGGATTGTAGGTATACTATTGGCAATTGTAACTGTAGTGACCTTAAAAATTAGATAATGGCATTACTGGTAGTTCTTGGAGGAGGAGAAAGTGGAGTAGGAACAGCCATTTTAGGATTAAAGAAAGGATACGATGTATTTGTATCTGATAAAGGAATAATTAAAGAGAAGTATAAAAACGTTCTTGAACATTTTGGAATTGATTGGGAAGAAGAACAGCATTCTGAAGACCGCATACTAAAAGCCGATTTGGTAATGAAGAGTCCGGGTATACCAGACAAAGTACCCTTGGTAAAGCAGTTGGTGTCGAAAGGTATTCCAGTAATATCAGAGATAGAATTTGCATCAAAATACACCGATGCAAAAATTATTGGTATTACGGGAAGCAACGGAAAAACGACAACGACCATGCTAACCAGCCACATTCTGGCAAATGCCGGATTGAAAGTGGGTATGGCAGGAAATATTGGTGATAGTTATGCGAAAATGGTTGCAGAGAATGATTTTGAGTATTACGTACTTGAGATTAGCAGTTTTCAATTAGACGGCATAGTAGATTTTAAACCACACATTGCCGTGATTACGAATATTACACCAGATCATTTAGATCGGTATGAGTATGAGTTTGAAAACTATATCGCATCTAAATTCAGAATTGCAGAAAACCAAGACGAAAACGATTATTTGATTTATGATGCAGATGATACAGTTTTGGTAGAATGGCTGAACAAGCACCCAGTTAAATCAAAATTAATGCCCTTTTCATTGAATAAAGTATTTGAACAAGGCGCATTTATAGAACAAAACGAGATAATAATAAAAACAACAACAGACACTATTAGCATGATTAAAGACACTTTGGCCTTAGAAGGTCAGCACAATGTAAAGAACACAATGGCAGCGGCAACAATTGCAAAATTAGTTGGTATCCGTAAGGAAACGATAAGAGCCTGTGTTTCTAATTTTCAAGGGGCTCCCCACCGTTTGGAGAAGGTGTTGAAAATACATCATGTAGAATATATCAATGACTCAAAGGCAACGAATGTAAACGCTGCTTATTACGCATTAGATAGCATGAAAACACCTACTGTATGGATTGTAGGTGGTGTAGATAAGGGCAATGAGTACATGGAGTTAATGCCATTGGTACGAGAAAAAGTAAAAGCAATTATTTGCTTAGGTGAGAATAATGAAAAGATAAAGCATGTATTCGGTAATGCTGTGGATCTATTAGTAGAAACATATGCAATGGAAGAAGCGGTGAAAGTAGCTTATAAGATTGCAGAACGTGGCGATACGGTTTTGTTATCACCGGCATGTGCAAGTTTCGATTTGTTTAAGAATTATGAGGATCGCGGAGATCAATTTAAGAACTGTGTAAAGAACCTATAGGGTGTTGAATATATTTCAAAATATAAAAGGAGATAAAGCTATTTGGGCCATTGCGGCACTCTTGGCCTTATTTTCATTTCTGCCAGTATATAGTGCCAGTAGTAACTTGGTGTATGTAGTAGGTAGTGGTACGCCAGTTGGTCATTTGGTAAAACATGCCATACTGTTGTTTTTAGGCTTTGGAATTATTTATGGGGTACATAAAATACCTACACACTTCTTTAAGGGGCTTTCAATGATTGCACTGCCTATAGTGTTGGTCTTGCTCATATTCGTATTGGCACAAGGCACCTCAAGTGGTGGTACTAACGATAGTCGTTGGATACGCTTACCATTGGTAGGTTTCGGTTTTCAGCCTTCTAACTTGGCAGCAGTAGTATTAATGATATATGTAGCGCGTTATTTCTCAAAAGTTAGAGATATAAAAATAACATTTAAAGACAGCATATTGCCTTTATGGCTTCCGGTTTTCTTAGTAGTAGCACTTATTTTACCAGCGAACTTTTCAACGGCAGCAATCGTTTTTTCAATGGTTATGGTATTGTGTTTTTTAGGAGGATATCCTATGAAATACTTATTTGGCATTGTTGGAGCGGGTATGTTGTTTTTGACCATGTTCGTATTAACGGCAAAAGCTTTCCCAGATTTATTCCCGAATAGGGTAGATACGTGGATGAGCCGTATAGATAGTTTCTCAAACCCTGAGGATACCGAAGGCTCCTATCAAATAGAAAGAGCAAAAATAGCAATAGCTACTGGCGGAGTAATGGGTAAAGGAGCTGGAAAAAGTGTACAGAAGAACTTTTTGCCACAGAGTTCATCAGATTTTATCTATGCGATTATAGTGGAAGAATATGGTTTGATAGGAGGATTTATTCTCATGTTATTTTACTTGTTTCTCTTGTTTAGAATAGTGGTGGTTGCCAATGGTTGTGCATCGGTCTTTAGTAAGTTATTGGTGCTAGGTGTTGGTTTGCCCATTGTGTTTCAAGCGTTGATCAATATGGCAGTAGCGGTGGAGTTGTTTCCGGTAACAGGTCAGAACTTACCATTGATCAGTAGTGGAGGTACTTCTAGTTGGATGACCTGTTTGGCGATAGGTATAATTTTAAGTGCAAGTAATAAAAGTATAGCTCAGGAGAGTGCTTCTGGCAACGATATTGATATGGATGAAACGAACCCTTTAGAGATTTTAAGTGGGCAGTTATAAGTTTATTCTATCAGGAGGAGGTACTGGCGGACATATTTATCCGGCGATAGCCATAGCGAACGAATTGAAAAGGAGACATCCTGATGCAGAATTTTTGTTCGTTGGTGCGAAGGATAGAATGGAGATGGAGAAAGTACCACAAGCAGGGTACAAAATAGAAGGATTGTGGATTACAGGAATTCAGCGCAAACTGACCCTTAAAAATCTACTATTTCCAATAAAATTGATAAGTAGTTTAATGAGAGCAAATAGCATCGTATCGAAGTTTAAGCCACACGCCGTAATTGGTACGGGTGGTTTTGCTAGTGGTCCGTTGTTAAAAATGGCAACCGTAAAAGGAATACCATGTGTGTTGCAAGAACAAAATTCTTTTGCAGGCATTACTAATAAACTATTAAAAGATAAAGTGAAGAAAATCTGTGTGGCATATGATGGCATGGAGCGATTTTTTCCGAAAGATAAAATTGTAAAAACAGGTAATCCTGTACGTTCAGATTTGGTAGAATTGAAAGCTACTAAAGATGAAGCTTTACAGTATTTTGAATTGAAAGCCGATAAGAAAACACTTTTAGTATTAGGTGGAAGTTTAGGGGCAAGACGCATCAATCAATTGGTAGCGGATCATTTAGAATATTTTAAAGCATTAGGCTTACAAGTAATATGGCAATGTGGTAAAGGGTATTATGAAACCTACAAATCACATCAGTCAGAGAACATTAAAGTGCATGCTTTTTTAAACTCGATGGATAAAGCTTATGTAGCAGCAGATTTCATTATTTCAAGAGCAGGTGCAGGTGCGGTATCAGAATTGTGTTTGGTTGGGAAACCAACATTCTTTATTCCTTCGCCAGTTGTGGCAGAAGATCACCAGACCATGAATGCATTGTCGTTGGTTGGGCATGAAGCCGCAATTATGATTAGAGAAAAAGAGCTTGATGCGAAATTTAAAACGGAGTTTGAATCGGTATTTAAATCCGTAGAAAAGCAACAAGAATTATCAAAGAATATTAAGTCATTGGCGTTACCAAATGCCACTGCTGATATCTGTGATGAAATAGAAAAATTGATAAAATAAAATGAACGTAACGCAAATACATAAGGTGTATTTTATTGGCATAGGGGGCATAGGTATGTCTGCTTTGGCGCGTTATTTTGCGTTTATAAATAAGGCGGTTGCTGGGTATGACAAAACCGAGAGTCCGCTAACGAAAGAATTGGCAAGTTCAGGTATTGATATTCATTATACAGATGATATTGATGCTGTGCCGCAAGAATATAAGAATGACCCAGAGCATACCTTGGTAGTGTATACGCCAGCAGTACCTGCTTCTCATTCTGAGTATCAGTATTTTTTAAATAATGGATTCACGATTAAGAAACGTTCAGAGGTACTTGGTTTGATAACCAAAGACTCTTTTTGTTTAGCAGTTGCCGGTACGCATGGTAAAACAACAACCTCTAGTATTTTGGCACATTTGTTAAAAGAAACAGGAGTTAAAATGACGGCGTTCTTAGGCGGAATTTCAGAAGATTTCAATAGTAATTTCCTGTTAGAAGGAACGGAGTATTCGGTGGTAGAAGCAGATGAATTTGATCGTTCATTTATGCAGTTGACACCAAATGTAGCCTGTGTTACGTCAATGGATGCTGATCACCTTGATATTTATGGTGATGCGCAAGAATTGGAAAGAACATTTGTAGATTTTACCAGACGCTTAAAACCAGGCGGTAAATTATTTGTTCGAAATGGTTTGCCTTTAGAAGGGTTGACCTATGGTATAGAAGACGATTCGGATTATTGCATCCGGAACATAAAAATAGAACATGGCACCTACATATTCGATTTGGAGACCCCTGACCTCAAACTAGAAGGGGTTGAATTTAACAAACCTGGGCGACATAATTTGTTGAACGGTTTGGTAGCTTTCGCAATGGCGATGCAAGCAGGTTCCCCGCCGCATCGCCTTGCAGAGGCATTAGCAACATTTAAAGGAGTGCAAAGGCGATTTTCGTATCAGATTAAAAGTGATGATTTCATTTTTATTGATGATTATGCACATCACCCTACTGAAATCAATGCTGTTTTTGAAGCAGTTGCAGAAATGCATCCGAATAAAAAGGTATTGGCAATTTTTCAGCCGCACTTGTTTTCAAGAACACGTGATTTTGCAGATGAGTTCGCAAAAAGCTTATCGCAATTCGAGAATATGTTGTTGTTAGATATCTATCCGGCTAGAGAAGAACCACTTGAAGGGGTAACGGCAGAATGGTTGTTGGGTAAGGTGACAAGTAGTAATAAAAAATTAATTTCAAAAGAACAAATCGTTTCTGAGATAAAAAAACAAGATCCTGAAGTTTTACTAACAATGGGAGCTGGAGATATAGGTTTAGAAGTTGTGAAAATAAAAAAAGAGATGTCGTATGCAGGTTAATTGGAATTTTATAAAGTTGGCTGCTTTGATTCTGGTAATCATGGGGTTATATGCTTTTTCGAATGAGCGTAATAGCACCAAGAATGTTACGGGAATGAAGGTAGAATTCGTTGGGGAGCAAAATTTGTACCTCACCGAAGGAACGGTTAATAAATTGTTAATACAAAATTACGGTAGCCTTGATAATGTGCCTAAAGAAAATATAGTTTTGAATACTGTAGAAAAGGCCCTTGAGGCCAATGAAATGGTAAAAAGTGCACAAGTCTATCTAACAATAGATGGTGAGCTGACGTCGAGAATTGTTCAACGTAAGCCAATAGGACGTATTGAGGGGGATTCAAAATTCTATTTGGACGATGAAGGAAAGAGAATGCCTCTTTCAAATAATCATTCAGCAAGAGTTCCCATTATAACGGGCAATATCAGTGGTAAAAGCCTTGAAGATGTCTATGTCATTTTGGAACATATAAATATGGACGATTTTTTTCGTGAATCTGTTATTGGTATTCACATTAAAGGAGAAGAAGAATATCAGTTACGATTAAGGCTTAACAATTTTGTTGTGAACATAGGCGGTATTGAAGATTTAGAGGCCAAGTTTAGCAATTTTAAGGCATTTTATGCCAAAGCGAACAAGGATGAAACCTTGGAGGATTATGCAGAAGTAAGTTTAGAATTCAATAACCAGGTGGTGTGCACTAAAATATAATTAAAATGGAACAAACTAAATATTCAGTCGGTTTAGACATTGGAACAACGAAAATCGTTGCCATAATCGGAAAGCAAAACGAGTATGGTAAAATTGAGATTTTGGGTATCGGTAAGTCCAAAAGTTTAGGTGTACACAGAGGTGTGGTAAATAATATTACCCAAACGATAAAATCTATTCAGCAGGCGGTTGAAGAGGCAGAAGCAAATTCTGGTCTTAAAATTGGTTCTGTTGTTGTTGGTATCGCCGGTCAGCATATTAGAAGTTTACAGCACAGCGATTACATTACCAGAAAAGATTCTGAGGAAGTAATCGGTGACGAAGATGTAGACTTACTATGTAATCAAGTGCACAAATTGATTATGCTACCGGGTGAAGAGATTATTCATGTTTTACCACAAGAATACAAAGTTGATGGTCAAGCTGAAATACGCGAGCCTGTTGGTATGTATGGAGGTAGGCTAGAAGCTAACTTTCATGTAGTAGTTGGTCAAGTTGTTTCTATAAAGAATGTAGGTCGTTGCATTAAAAGTGCAGGATTAGATTTAGGAAATATAACACTAGAGCCACTAGCGTCATCTGATGCAGTATTAAGTCAAGAAGAAAAAGAAGCAGGTGTAGCACTAATCGATATAGGTGGTGGTACAACTGATCTGGCTATTTTTAAAGATGGTATCATTAGACATACGGCAGTAATACCTTTCGGTGGTGGAGTCATTACAGAAGATATTAAAGAAGGATGTTCGATTATAGAAAAACAGGCAGAGTTGTTGAAAACCAGATTTGGTTCAGCATGGCCGGGAGAGAACAGAGATAACGAAATTGTATCTATACCAGGTTTACGTGGTAGAGAGCCAAAAGAAATCTCTTTGAAAAATCTTTCTAAAATAATTCATGCACGTGTAGTTGAGATTATCGAGCAAGTATATGTAGAAATCAAAAACTACGGTCACGAAGAACAAAAGAAGAAATTGATTGCAGGTATCGTGTTAACAGGTGGTGGAAGCCAACTAAAACATTTAAAGCAATTAGTAGAATATATAACAGGTATGGATACTCGTATCGGGTACCCTAACGAACACCTAGCAGGCGATTCTGATGAAGAAGTTGCTAGTCCGTTATACGCAACAGCTGTTGGACTTTTAATGAATGCCATTAAAAATCAGGAGAAGTTGAAATTAACGCAAGAAGAAATTTTACAAGAACAAGAACTTGAGCAGGAAGAAGAAGAGTTGGTATATGCTGAACGAGATACCGAAGCAGTAGCACGCCCAAACCTGCATAAAGAAAGAAAATCTGTTTTTGATAAGTGGTCTGAAAAATTGAAAGAATTTTTAGATAACGCAGAGTAATAAGCATAGCACAAGAGAATACATAACCAGTAATAATTAGAATATGAGTAAGAACAGCGAATTTGATAATATCTCCTTTGATCTACCAAAGAATCAAAGCAACGTTATAAAAGTCATTGGTGTAGGTGGCGGTGGTAGCAATGCCATTAATCACATGTTCCAAGCAGGAATTAACGGAGTTGATTTTGTGATCTGTAATACAGATTCTCAGGCTTTAGACAATAGTCCGGTGCCAAACAAAATACAATTAGGCATTTCATTAACTGAAGGTTTGGGTGCTGGTGCCAATCCTGAAGTAGGTGAACAAGCTGCCATGGAAAGTATGGAAGAGATTAAAAGTATGTTGGATACAACTACTAAAATGATCTTCATTACTGCAGGTATGGGTGGGGGAACAGGAACTGGTGCTGCTCCCGTAATTGCCAAGTTTGCAAAAGAAATGGATGTTCTTACTGTTGGTATCGTTACTATGCCGTTTCAATTCGAAGGTAAAATGCGAGTTGAACAAGCACAACGTGGTATTGAAAAATTACGCAATAATGTCGATTCGCTGATCGTCATTAATAACAATAAATTAAGAGAAGTATACGGAAACCTAGGTTTCAAAGCTGGTTTCTCTAAAGCTGATGAAGTATTAGCAACTGCTGCTAGAGGTATTGCAGAAGTTATTACACATCACTATACACAAAACATAGATTTACGTGATGCTAAAACAGTACTATCTAATAGTGGTACTGCTATTATGGGTTCTGCTATTTCATCTGGTTCTGCAAGAGCTAATGAGGCAATCATGAAAGCATTAGATTCTCCGTTATTGAATGACAACAAAATTCAAGGAGCTAAAAATGTATTGTTATTGATTGTTTCTGGTGCACAAGAAATTACTATCGATGAGATTGGAGAAATCAATGATCATATTCAGATTGAGGCAGGATACGGAGCAAACATCATTATGGGTGTTGGTGAAGATGAGAGCTTAGGCGAAGCTATTGCTGTAACGGTAATTGCTACAGGTTTTAATATTGAGCAACAAGATGATATTGTAAATACTGAGTCAAAGAAGATCATACATACTTTGGAGGAAGGACAACGTGCAGAGGCAATGTTGTTATCGAACCAAAAAACGGTCCATACTTTAGAAATGGACGATGAGGAAGAGGAGGTAAAACAAGTTAAACCCGTAAAAAAGTATGAGTTCGTTGAGGAAGAAGATTTTGATTTGATACCTACAACGAACTATATTAAAAATTTCAATGTTTTTTACGAGGAAGTATTAGCGGAGAACGTTTCAGAAGAAGATTTTGTTATCGTAGATGCACCTTCATCTTTTAGAGATATTGAAGTAG harbors:
- a CDS encoding FtsW/RodA/SpoVE family cell cycle protein, translated to MLNIFQNIKGDKAIWAIAALLALFSFLPVYSASSNLVYVVGSGTPVGHLVKHAILLFLGFGIIYGVHKIPTHFFKGLSMIALPIVLVLLIFVLAQGTSSGGTNDSRWIRLPLVGFGFQPSNLAAVVLMIYVARYFSKVRDIKITFKDSILPLWLPVFLVVALILPANFSTAAIVFSMVMVLCFLGGYPMKYLFGIVGAGMLFLTMFVLTAKAFPDLFPNRVDTWMSRIDSFSNPEDTEGSYQIERAKIAIATGGVMGKGAGKSVQKNFLPQSSSDFIYAIIVEEYGLIGGFILMLFYLFLLFRIVVVANGCASVFSKLLVLGVGLPIVFQALINMAVAVELFPVTGQNLPLISSGGTSSWMTCLAIGIILSASNKSIAQESASGNDIDMDETNPLEILSGQL
- the mraY gene encoding phospho-N-acetylmuramoyl-pentapeptide-transferase; this translates as MLTYLFEYLEKQYQLPGASLFQFSTFRAAMAILFSLMIATIYGKRVILFLQKQQVGETIRDLGLDGQKQKAGTPTMGGVIIIMSTLIPVLLFARLENIYIILLIFTMLWMGAIGFLDDYIKVFKKNKEGLKGRFKVLGQVVLGLIVGAVLYFHPQVTMRDHDKTIITQDYTVEQVKGAEIKSTMTTVPFFKNNEFDYESLISWAGDDAKEYAWLLFIPVIILIVTAVSNGANLTDGIDGLAAGTSAIIVFTLGIFALVSGNIIFSDYLDIMYIPRVGELLVFITAFAGALIGFLWYNAFPAQVFMGDTGSLTIGGVIAVIAIIVRKELLIPVLCGIFFAESLSVMIQVGYFKYTKKKFGEGRRIFLMSPLHHHYQKMGYHESKIVTRFWIVGILLAIVTVVTLKIR
- the murG gene encoding undecaprenyldiphospho-muramoylpentapeptide beta-N-acetylglucosaminyltransferase; translation: MGSYKFILSGGGTGGHIYPAIAIANELKRRHPDAEFLFVGAKDRMEMEKVPQAGYKIEGLWITGIQRKLTLKNLLFPIKLISSLMRANSIVSKFKPHAVIGTGGFASGPLLKMATVKGIPCVLQEQNSFAGITNKLLKDKVKKICVAYDGMERFFPKDKIVKTGNPVRSDLVELKATKDEALQYFELKADKKTLLVLGGSLGARRINQLVADHLEYFKALGLQVIWQCGKGYYETYKSHQSENIKVHAFLNSMDKAYVAADFIISRAGAGAVSELCLVGKPTFFIPSPVVAEDHQTMNALSLVGHEAAIMIREKELDAKFKTEFESVFKSVEKQQELSKNIKSLALPNATADICDEIEKLIK
- the murD gene encoding UDP-N-acetylmuramoyl-L-alanine--D-glutamate ligase, with protein sequence MALLVVLGGGESGVGTAILGLKKGYDVFVSDKGIIKEKYKNVLEHFGIDWEEEQHSEDRILKADLVMKSPGIPDKVPLVKQLVSKGIPVISEIEFASKYTDAKIIGITGSNGKTTTTMLTSHILANAGLKVGMAGNIGDSYAKMVAENDFEYYVLEISSFQLDGIVDFKPHIAVITNITPDHLDRYEYEFENYIASKFRIAENQDENDYLIYDADDTVLVEWLNKHPVKSKLMPFSLNKVFEQGAFIEQNEIIIKTTTDTISMIKDTLALEGQHNVKNTMAAATIAKLVGIRKETIRACVSNFQGAPHRLEKVLKIHHVEYINDSKATNVNAAYYALDSMKTPTVWIVGGVDKGNEYMELMPLVREKVKAIICLGENNEKIKHVFGNAVDLLVETYAMEEAVKVAYKIAERGDTVLLSPACASFDLFKNYEDRGDQFKNCVKNL